From one Xiphophorus hellerii strain 12219 chromosome 18, Xiphophorus_hellerii-4.1, whole genome shotgun sequence genomic stretch:
- the LOC116708065 gene encoding late histone H2A.2.2-like, whose product MSGRLKKAASKPKSAVSRSSRAGLTFPVGRIHRLLRKGNYAARIGVGTAVYLAAVLDYLCAEVLELAGNASRENKKRRISPRHILLAVKHDEELKIVLEGVTISDGGVMPNIHASLLPKKTTGPSATAKDVDSQTF is encoded by the coding sequence ATGTCTGGCCGATTAAAGAAAGCTGCATCCAAGCCTAAATCTGCAGTATCCCGTTCCTCCAGAGCAGGACTCACTTTCCCAGTCGGCCGCATTCATAGGCTGCTCAGAAAAGGCAACTACGCAGCGAGGATTGGCGTCGGCACTGCTGTGTACCTTGCAGCCGTCCTGGATTATCTCTGCGCTGAAGTCCTGGAGCTGGCTGGAAACGCCAGCCGTGAAAACAAGAAGCGCCGCATTTCGCCGCGCCACATCTTGCTGGCTGTGAAGCACGACGAAGAGCTCAAAATCGTACTGGAAGGGGTCACCATCTCGGATGGTGGGGTGATGCCAAACATTCATGCATCCCTCCTACCAAAGAAGACCACAGGTCCAAGTGCAACTGCTAAAGATGTTGattctcaaacattttaa
- the bmp16 gene encoding bone morphogenetic protein 16, whose protein sequence is MKHSRSERTRQGIVTLELKDKPWTLHTSHHTWTSTMLPANLLLLMVLLLPQASSGRQGGESSETDNGRVPPTASSPSPAAALPDPGLAQTIQSLLLSRLGLQSQPNPRPDVPVPQYLLDLYRFHQQQYHLLEDPTFSFPSHHIQQANTIRSFHHSEPFGDNTKVRDQTRVHISFNISSIPQDETVLSAELRLLRSQAASLGPGPHRLNLYLSKHYEDPEPTLLETRLLTSGLHGIKAGSFWEAFSLNADLLRKAHGGTGSLGFLLEVRPENSTTSPDQSNSSAAGDNQSEQHQERHLRVSRSVGQDDHSWAQERPLLVTYSHDGHGEPLVKHGRRTSGNSKWIKARKGSNMKTKRSGKGHNRDQGWGKTRKMGYSMKSWGDDKGEVSWSDRGRVKRNGSPAKLKRLSRGRCRRHPLHVDFRDVGWHKWIIAPSGYDAFFCLGECRYPLADHMNASSHAVVQTMVNSVNGAVPRACCVPTSLSPIALLYLDNHDRVVLKNYQDMVVESCGCW, encoded by the exons ATGAAACACAGCAG GAGCGAAAGAACTAGGCAAGGGATCGTAACACTGGAGCTCAAGGATAAACCATGGACTCTGCATACATCCCACCACACCTGGAC GTCCACCATGCTCCCTGCTAACCTCCTGCTCCTCATGGTCTTGCTGCTACCTCAAGCCTCGTCTGGCCGCCAGGGTGGAGAATCCAGCGAGACTGACAATGGCAGGGTGCCCCCGACCGCTTCGTCCCCGTCGCCCGCCGCAGCGCTGCCCGATCCCGGTCTGGCTCAGACCATCCAGTCTCTCCTCCTGAGCCGGCTGGGCCTGCAGTCTCAGCCGAACCCCAGGCCCGACGTGCCGGTGCCGCAGTACCTCCTCGACCTTTATCGCTTCCACCAGCAGCAGTACCATCTGCTGGAAGACCCGACGTTCAGCTTCCCCAGCCACCACATTCAGCAGGCCAACACTATTCGCAGCTTTCACCACAGTG aGCCCTTTGGAGACAACACCAAAGTAAGAGATCAGACAAGAGTGCACATTTCCTTCAACATCTCCTCCATACCTCAAGATGAAACGGTTCTCTCTGCTGAGCTTCGCCTGCTCCGCAGCCAGGCAGCGTCCCTGGGCCCAGGGCCTCACAGATTAAACCTGTACCTCTCTAAACACTATGAGGATCCTGAGCCCACGTTGCTTGAGACAAGACTACTCACCAGTGGCCTCCATGGCATTAAAGCCGGTAGTTTCTGGGAGGCATTTAGCCTAAATGCGGACCTCCTCCGTAAAGCCCATGGTGGGACTGGCAGCTTGGGCTTTCTCCTGGAGGTCAGACCTGAAAACAGCACCACCTCACCTGACCAGAGCAACTCTTCTGCTGCAGGTGATAATCAGTCAGAGCAACATCAGGAGAGACACCTGAGGGTGTCCAGGTCGGTGGGACAGGACGATCACAGCTGGGCCCAGGAGAGACCCCTCTTGGTGACTTACAGTCATGATGGCCATGGAGAGCCTTTAGTCAAACACGGCAGGAGAACATCTGGTAACAGCAAGTGGATTAAGGCTAGAAAAGGGTCAAACATGAAGACCAAGAGAAGCGGCAAAGGCCACAATAGAGACCAAGGCTGGGGGAAGACCCGAAAAATGGGTTACTCCATGAAGAGCTGGGGGGACGACAAAGGGGAGGTAAGCTGGAGTGATCGTGGAAGAGTGAAAAGAAACGGCAGTCCCGCTAAGCTGAAGCGGCTTTCCCGTGGCAGGTGCCGGCGTCATCCTCTACATGTAGATTTCAGAGATGTGGGCTGGCACAAATGGATCATCGCGCCGAGCGGCTATGACGCCTTCTTCTGCCTGGGAGAGTGCCGTTACCCTCTGGCCGACCACATGAACGCCTCCAGCCATGCCGTGGTCCAAACCATGGTAAACTCTGTGAACGGAGCAGTGCCCCGGGCCTGTTGCGTCCCGACCTCCCTCAGCCCCATTGCCCTGCTTTACCTGGACAATCACGACAGAGTCGTGTTAAAGAATTACCAGGACATGGTGGTGGAAAGCTGCGGCTGCTGGTAG